A single region of the Triticum dicoccoides isolate Atlit2015 ecotype Zavitan chromosome 2B, WEW_v2.0, whole genome shotgun sequence genome encodes:
- the LOC119360723 gene encoding sinapine esterase-like — MGHPVTKTTPLRLVVAVLLAFLAVTASASAPAKVNMSSSSSCRRLFSFGDSLIDTGNFIHYSKAPGSVSQSPYGETFFGRPTGRWSDGRLIVDFIVDRLGFPYWPAYLQAKSPATKGDFRYGANFAVASGTALNQLLFRKKHLNVDQITPYSLGIQIGWFKKVLAAIASTDVQRREIMASSLFLVGEIGANDYNHPFFQNRTLGFVRPLVPRVIRSIALSVEALIKLGAKNIYVPGIFPLGCVPRYLYFYRGGEPGDYDSAGCLRWLNGLTADHNRMLKGKLRELGRAHPGVSITYVDYYNEVLSLITRPAVNGFAAGTVLHACCGGGGPYNANLTLHCSDPGVVPCPDPAKYVSWDGLHMTEAVYKIMARGMLDGPFATPSIMSKCNHS; from the exons atGGGGCACC CTGTGACGAAGACTACGCCTTTGCGGCTCGTGGTGGCCGTGCTTCTTGCGTTTTTGGCTGtcacggcgtcggcgtcggcgccggCGAAGGTAAACATGAGCAGCAGCAGCTCCTGCCGGCGTCTGTTCAGCTTTGGCGACTCGCTGATCGACACCGGCAACTTCATACACTACTCCAAGGCGCCGGGCTCCGTGTCGCAGTCGCCCTACGGCGAGACCTTCTTCGGCCGCCCCACCGGCCGCTGGTCCGACGGCCGCCTCATCGTCGACTTCATCG TGGACAGGCTGGGGTTCCCGTACTGGCCGGCATACCTGCAGGCGAAGTCGCCGGCGACGAAGGGCGACTTCCGCTACGGCGCCAACTTCGCAGTGGCCAGCGGCACGGCACTCAACCAGCTCCTCTTTAGGAAGAAGCACCTCAACGTGGACCAGATCACCCCCTACTCCCTGGGCATCCAGATCGGGTGGTTCAAGAAAGTGCTGGCCGCGATCGCCTCCACCGACGTCCAGCGGCGGGAGATCATGGCGAGCTCGCTGTTCCTGGTCGGCGAGATCGGCGCCAACGACTACAACCACCCCTTCTTCCAGAACAGGACGCTCGGGTTCGTCCGGCCGCTGGTGCCCCGGGTGATCCGGTCCATCGCGCTCTCCGTGGAGGCCCTCATCAAGCTGGGCGCCAAGAACATCTACGTGCCGGGCATCTTCCCGCTGGGCTGCGTCCCGCGGTACCTCTACTTCTACCGCGGCGGCGAGCCCGGCGACTACGACTCGGCCGGATGCCTCCGGTGGCTCAACGGCCTCACCGCGGACCACAACCGCATGCTCAAGGGCAAGCTCCGCGAGCTCGGCCGCGCCCACCCCGGCGTGTCCATCACCTACGTGGACTACTACAACGAGGTGCTCAGCCTCATCACCAGGCCGGCGGTGAACGGGTTCGCCGCGGGGACGGTGCTGCACgcgtgctgcggcggcggcgggccgTACAACGCCAACCTCACCCTCCACTGCTCGGACCCGGGGGTGGTGCCGTGCCCGGACCCGGCCAAGTACGTGTCGTGGGACGGCCTGCACATGACggaggcggtttacaagatcatggCGCGCGGGATGCTCGACGGCCCCTTCGCCACGCCGTCAATCATGTCCAAATGCAACCACAGTTAG